The following are from one region of the Hemibagrus wyckioides isolate EC202008001 linkage group LG24, SWU_Hwy_1.0, whole genome shotgun sequence genome:
- the fuca1.2 gene encoding alpha-L-fucosidase 1, tandem duplicate 2 has product MRLWICVVCCVLAVTGERYKPDWKSLDARPLPKWYDEAKFGLFVHWGVFSVPAFGSEWFWWNWLGALNPAYIGFMLKNYPPGFTYAEFAPQFNAQFFEPDVWAEVFEASGAKYVVFTTKHHEGFTNWGSPTSWNWNSVDNGPHRDLVGELGAAIRNRSLHYGLYHSLYEWFNPLYLKDKESGFKTQEFVYSKTLPELIDLVKRYNPELIWSDGDWEAPDTYWNSTDFLAWLYNDSPVKDVIVVNDRWGNGTYCKHGGYYNCADKFTPSTMPEHKWEKCNSIDTYSWGYRRNMKLSDLMDLPTIIKDLVFTVAYGGNYLLNIGPTSDGMIPAVFEERLRGIGAWLKVNGEAIYATTPWRVQQENATVPVWYTSKGTTVYAIFHTRPKQYSFELFSPVTSDTTVVTLLGSPEPLKWAPLHSSGLILLLPELPYTPAGAWTIKLNGVA; this is encoded by the exons ATGCGCCTGTGGATCTGTGTGGTGTGCTGCGTGCTGGCGGTCACTGGAGAGCGGTACAAACCCGACTGGAAGAGCCTGGACGCCAGACCTCTGCCGAAATGGTATGATGAAGCCAAGTTCGGGCTGTTCGTGCACTGGGGGGTGTTTTCGGTGCCGGCTTTCGGCAGTGAGTGGTTCTGGTGGAACTGGCTGGGTGCGCTGAATCCCGCATACATCGGCTTCATGCTGAAGAATTATCCTCCAGGGTTCACATACGCCGAGTTCGCACCGCAGTTCAACGCACAGTTCTTTGAGCCAGACGTCTGGGCAGAAGTGTTCGAGGCTTCCGGTGCCAA GTATGTTGTTTTCACTACGAAACACCATGAAGGTTTTACTAACTGGGGATCGCCGACGTCATGGAACTGGAACTCCGTTGATAATGGGCCTCATCGGGACCTCGTCGGGGAGCTGGGGGCTGCCATTAGGAACAG GTCTCTGCACTATGGACTGTACCACTCTTTATATGAATGGTTCAATCCCCTGTATCTAAAAGACAAGGAGTCAGGCTTTAAGACCCAGGAATTTGTTTATAGCAAAACTTTGCCAGAGCTCATTGACCTTGTCAAAAG GTACAACCCGGAGCTGATCTGGTCAGATGGGGATTGGGAAGCCCCTGACACGTACTGGAACTCCACTGATTTTTTAGCCTGGCTTTACAACGACAGTCCAGTGAAG GATGTAATTGTGGTGAATGACAGATGGGGGAACGGGACCTACTGCAAACATGGCGGTTACTACAACTGTGCTGATAAGTTCACGCCATCCACAATGCCTGAACACAAATGGGAGAAATGTAATTCAATAGACACATACTCCTGGGGTTATCGCAGGAACATGAAGCTCAGTGATTTGATGGATTTGCCCACCATTATAAAG GATCTCGTCTTCACTGTAGCCTATGGAGGAAACTACCTGCTGAATATCGGACCGACGTCAGATGGCATGATTCCAGCAGTGTTTGAGGAGCGGCTCCGAGGCATTGGCGCCTGGTTGAAGGTTAATGGTGAAGCTATCTACGCAACCACACCGTGGAGAGTTCAGCAGGAGAATGCCACTGTGccagtctg GTACACTTCCAAAGGCACTACGGTGTATGCCATCTTTCACACCAGACCGAAGCAGTACTCATTCGAGCTCTTCTCTCCTGTAACTTCAGACACCACTGTG GTGACTCTGTTGGGAAGCCCCGAGCCTTTAAAGTGGGCTCCACTGCATTCATCTGGACTGATCCTGCTGCTGCCCGAGCTGCCGTACACTCCCGCCGGGGCATGGACCATCAAACTGAACGGCGTGGCATAA